agttattttaaaaaaataaatatgattgaCAATTgtgagacagagagagtatttttgaCCTTGATAGTTTTGTTGAAATTCCTTTGAGTCCTCTTTGCTCGGTATCGGTCGATCCTCTCCTTCCTCTCCTCGGCgctgtaacgccccactttgaAATTGGCTTCCTCGATGAACGATTTCTCCACGGTCAGCGCGCTCGAAGACAGCACGCTTCTCGGTTGGAAATCCGACTTCATTTTCTAAAACAGAGTATTtgatttcatcattatttttttctctaatattgcaaaaaaaaaaaaaaaagtaatggtGAAGGATCGAACTTGAAGATCGCCGGTGCTGCAAACTCTCCTCATATGGCCCGATTGGAAGGCGGTTTCCGACGAGGACATGATCTGCGCCTGCAGGTCATGCGAAGGTTCGAGAACGGAGTCGAACTGTGGGCGGAAGGAGAAGTCGCGGGAGTTGTCGAAGCTGTTGCTGCTGTAGCTCCTCTGCATTAGCTTGAATGCGGTTTGGTGCGGTGAGAACGAGTTGTTGCTGTTGTTGAGGGCGGGCAATCCGAGCTGGCATTCCTCCATCTTCACCTCGCTGGCGAACTGCGACAGCGACAGATTCTGCAGCTCCACGCTCGGCGGCGACGACGACAGCAGCGACGACGCCAATTGGTGCAGATTGGCGGCGGTCTCATCGGCGGCTTCGTCGAATATTCCCAAGGCGGAATCGGGGAACGGCGAGAATGGATCGGAGAAGTAGGAGTTGTCGAACATGTAGAGCTCGGAAGACATCGGAGtgattcaaaaaaaataaaaataaaattcaacaattcaaaaattcaaaaatttgtggagtgtgtaatttgAGACTGCTGCTACTTTCTACACAATTTTAGTTGAAGAATTCCATTTTGCAATCTCTGTGTAGGAATGTAGTTTTTTCTGCTTTTTCTCACACGCACATCACGCACTAGCTGCTACGGTGGGAAGGTGTGAATTGGTAATGAATTGAATAGAGTAGGCTTGTAGAAGAGAATCGACGAAGATATGGACAATCCGGTTATTGTATATAAAGACAACCGGATTTGCAAGTGAACCCCCTCAATTGTTGGTTTATTTCTATACAACCCGGATAAAATAACTTTAATTGTTTTAAGGTAAATTGTCAGGAAATTCATGAACTTTCagcatattttgttttttcacgTGAACTGTAAATATTGTATGAAAACTCATaaactttattaaattgtgtaaattTCGTATCCGACCCGAACACATAGATTCCGATAAAAACTTATCCTATGTGACGCGTCGGAGGCGTGACTTGGTAAACGATAAATTTGGGTTCAATTCGAATTGTGGAATTAATGCTACTTTTATGTTGAATTCGATTTGTGGAATTCTATTTGTATGTTTATGTCGATTtgtatgttttcatttgttctACTTGTATGTTTGTGATAAGTCTATGGTAGAGATTGCAAAGATAGAAGAGAAACAATCATAATTGGTGGAGTTTTGCCAAGTCACACCTCCGGCGCGCCACGTAGGATATAACTAATTGTGTTGGAAATCTATTGGGCCGGGTCAGATGGAAAATTTACATAGTCCGCTAAAGTTCATAACTTttcatacaaaatttaaagtttacgacaaaaaccaaattattttaaaagtacaTGTAATTTGCTATTGTttcaataacaaaataaatactaatccTGAGTTTGGAATGTTGTCATTGTAGGTAAAAACATTAGTATGGTAATGTGATTGCAAATTTAAATGAAGATTTGTGTTCAAATAATGTTTTGATTTGACTATGAAACATATTTTAGTGGATTATTGGACTTTTTCTCTACCAATgtaaaaattaagtagtacGTCTATATAATAGTTGTAAGTACAAAAATTTGGCTGAATGTTACTATTCATTCAAAAGTATGCTTTAGATGAAAGGTAATAGTAGTAACTTTTGCATGTCTTACCTTTGTGTGAAACAAAGTGCTCTTTTCTAGgatctctctttatctttgttgttgttttttttgggaaaatggagaaaatatgtaattatccatttattggcatttgttgattttgtgtaatatatagatatgtgattagataatttattttgatttactatgtcacataaaaataataacaaatggtgtatatcattattatatgtttaatcttattaaattatgctatatatttagttttacaCGGCATGATCATTGTTCCACAATAACTAAGGATTTATGATAAGTTTGTATAGGGACGATTTATGTGAATAATTTCTGCTTCTAAATGAAAATGCATAtatgaaagaaataattttattctcaGGCACTTCTTATATTGGGCTTACATTTAAATTGTATCCAAATGCTTAGTGAGGATACTGGA
The genomic region above belongs to Salvia hispanica cultivar TCC Black 2014 chromosome 3, UniMelb_Shisp_WGS_1.0, whole genome shotgun sequence and contains:
- the LOC125216368 gene encoding zinc finger protein CONSTANS-like isoform X1, with protein sequence MSSELYMFDNSYFSDPFSPFPDSALGIFDEAADETAANLHQLASSLLSSSPPSVELQNLSLSQFASEVKMEECQLGLPALNNSNNSFSPHQTAFKLMQRSYSSNSFDNSRDFSFRPQFDSVLEPSHDLQAQIMSSSETAFQSGHMRRVCSTGDLQKMKSDFQPRSVLSSSALTVEKSFIEEANFKVGRYSAEERKERIDRYRAKRTQRNFNKTIKYACRKTLADTRPRIRGRFARNDETVEIPKASMYQRYEDDDDLWTNMQMEGLHEEEEEQVNRGFLHMSDCNYQYQNYRF
- the LOC125216368 gene encoding zinc finger protein CONSTANS-like isoform X2, producing MSSELYMFDNSYFSDPFSPFPDSALGIFDEAADETAANLHQLASSLLSSSPPSVELQNLSLSQFASEVKMEECQLGLPALNNSNNSFSPHQTAFKLMQRSYSSNSFDNSRDFSFRPQFDSVLEPSHDLQAQIMSSSETAFQSGHMRRVCSTGDLQKMKSDFQPRSVLSSSALTVEKSFIEEANFKVGRYSAEERKERIDRYRAKRTQRNFNKTIKYACRKTLADTRPRIRGRFARNDETVEIPKASMYQRYEDDDDLWMEGLHEEEEEQVNRGFLHMSDCNYQYQNYRF